Genomic segment of Arachis stenosperma cultivar V10309 chromosome 4, arast.V10309.gnm1.PFL2, whole genome shotgun sequence:
ttaaaaactaaataaaaataaatactaatataaataatataattcacaTTCTGTTTTTTATGGattttttataactaaataaattagatattttatttatcaatatatataatttataaaataattaagctTTTACTTCTATTGTACATTTTgtttataataaaattgaaaaaagtaGTTATATATCTTGTTTAAATGAGATAAATCACGCTAATTTGTCTTTATCTCATTTGAAAATGAGCtatatgtaatatttttttattacatatctatttattttattatatatatatatatatatatatatatatattgtttacattatatttgtaaatataaaaatataattttctcaaaataataaaaatgtatttACAGTACGATTTGGATCgatttgagttaattttttaatttcttatttgaTTAGAAACTACTTTATagaaaaatttaacaattaaaatttttaaattacaaaaaattctatgatttaaattaaaaaaatatattgattTTACCTTCTAAACTAAAAAGCATAATATAAACACTCTTTTTAGTTGGTCAATAATATGCTAAATTTTGTGTGATCATACCTCATTTATATTACATACAAGATACAAATATATCTATCTCATTTTTATTATAAAcgaaataaattatattatataaaatagcaAACACTCTTTCACATTTTTTCTCTAATTAACTGATACATGTTAATTTGTGACCTTACTCTATGGCAGTTAATTTATTTCAATTGGAtgtatcattattattattattttgacaattcataaattaaaataatttttataccTATTAATTTCAACCaataaactaattatttttatttaaattgctctttttcactttttgctCCTTCCTCCTACACTATAATTTTATTCACCACCACCAGCAATTTACCACCACTGTTGACCAGGCACTTGTTAACGTCGACCATCATGCTAtcattttcgtttttttttaagttttaaattttaaatttctaattttttttctttacaaatATAGCTATCCAAGATAGCTGTGGTTGAAATAATAAGCTAAGGTCCATATGCATGGAAGAGTAGAATATTAAAatcatttattatatatttgtgaataaatatatatgttattaaatttatttttaatatatattttatattagaaattaattttaatgagtGAGTTTAGTATATACCTCTGTGTGGGTGGCATAAGCATTATGaagaaattaaatttgaatagAATAACAATGCAACTCTCATCAAGGCAGGTAGCCAATTAACGAATTTGTTTTAGGAAATGGCGGCAAATGATGTTCCTAACAATGGAATGGAAGACGGCGACTTGAATGGATGGAAGGAATCGGCGTCGAAAGCATTACTAGGCAGTTTCCAAGCACACTCTGAGCCAATTGGAATTTCTAATGTCCCAAGAAAACTCCGTGAAGGTAACAAGAACGCTTTCATGCCAAAGACCATTTCCATCGGCCCTCGTTACAAGGGAGCTAGAAGGGACCTAATGAAATGGCAAAACATCAAATTGCACTCCATGCAATCTCTTCTTCATCGGGGACCAAACAAACCAGCAAAAATAAAGCTTCAAGAATGCATGGAGGCCATTTTGAAGTTGGAGAAAGAAGTTCGCGCAAACTATGCAGATGATCTGAAGATGGAATGGAACGACCTTGCGAATATCATGTTGTCTGACGCTGGTTTCTTGCTTGAGCTTCTCATTAGTTCTTCAAAGGAATTCAATGAAAAACTTAAAAGCCGGTTGGCGCCTCCCAACCCGGATGGCGAAGTAAAGAGAACAGGGGAGGTAGTGACTGATTTGTTGGTGTTGGAGAACCAAATACCGCTTATCATTCTCCATAAGTTGTCTGAAATAATTCTAGTTGAGGATGATATTTCAATTGAAAGTTTGGCACTGAATTTCTTTGGCTACATCCCGGACGAAAGATTCAGGCCGGACTTTAACCCTGGTGTTGCGTCTCGTCACTTTCTTGAACTTATCCACTCCTACATCTCTGAAGATagtgaagaagaggaaggaGAGCAACAGGATCAGAGAAACGAGCAGAGGTCCATTTTTATTCCGTTTTACAATTTCAAAATGTCCGACTGCATATTATTTTTTGAAAGGTATCTAAGGTCTAATAATTACATATGAACTAAAGTTGAGCGGCCCGGAAtaattacaattttttaaaacttgttataatttataattaagacAAGTTTGAGTCTGAAGAGAACATCCTATGAACATACAGGTGTTGTAATCCGATCAACAGTATTAAATCTGTTAACTTCCAAAAGGTATTGAATACCTGTGCCAATTGTGCTTCCGATTGTGGGTATGATGTGGAAGATGCGAAGGGGATAAGAGAAGAGACCACCGATGCTGCCAGCAATGTTCAGCAGCTTACTTCCTATGCTCAACTCAATCGATGTGCTCCCATTCTTGCAGCTGCTGGGGTTACAATAATCAAAACTATACACagtaagttttattttttattttttaatttttttgtgatgATCTTGGTCTTTATTATTGGATATCAAAAATGTTACTCGCatactaaaattaatcatttatttgtgtaatttaatttattttttaatcatattaggtgtataccaaaatcaattactaaaattatttatctgtatagaatacacattaaaatacaaaatataaattaaactatacatatatttatacgcAAATACatggtggctgattttagtatgcaaataatatttttatttatttttagtatatattttatattttatatatattttacactaataattaattttagtgactaattttaaccatatttgatatataaatcaaataatttaGATGTTATAGCTTAAGTTATACCACTACCATTCCTTTTGTATTTAATTACATAATAGATAGAGTTTATAGTAGTTGTTAATGTGGTTACTGTGACTATACAactttaacaatttttttactaaaattaaaaacaaatttttagtgtatttttgtaacattttttgcttttattttttaaattaacaattattttaaatattaaaaaattactcTAATTGTAGTAATGCTTTTTAAATATTATGAAAATTTATAATCATACTAGTCACATAGCATGTACctaattttaattagttttaaacTTTTTACACGCAATTTATTAAGTTTGATTACCTGCACCTATAGGTAACGAGGAAAAGCATGAGAACCCAACTCAAGGACCAAATGAAATAAGGGGCTTCAACTTTAACATAAAATTTCAGAAGACCAATGGAACTCTGGAAATTCCACAGCTTCACATCACAAAATCAACAGAAGTGACGTGGCGGAATCTCATTGCTTGGGAGCAAGGCCATACCGGATTCAGCTGCAAACACAAGTGTACTTGGGCTGCATTATTTTTCAACGGCTTAATGTGTTGCGAAAACGATGTTCAGCTTCTCAAAGATAAACAAGTGATAGTGGATCACTTGGACTTGGGCAACCGCAAATTGTTGGAGTTCTTCCGTTCCATCGTCCATGGAGTTGATTCTGACAAGGCAAGTGATTCTCCTTACTGGGAAATGGTTAGCGTGATTAACTCCTATCGCGGCACATGTTGCCTCGGCATAAAAAAATACTCCATAATACTGCGCCATTCTTGGATCCCAACGGTATTTCGCCACTTTGACCGGCTTGTGTTGCGCGGTTACAACCTTCTCATTGGAATGATATCTCTTTACGCTCTTATGCAGACCATCTATACTATTCTCGGCTACTATGAACATCCAAGAGTGAGAAATTCTGGTCAAATGTTTTCGCCGCCTCCTCGCTCCCTACCTCGCCGCCCCCCACCCCTaccaccacctcctcctccCGGAGGCGTTCCctaatttttgttcttttatttccaAATAAAAGGAATCGACTATTTATAATAGATGTAAATGTGAACATAATGTAAAGTGGAGTATCTCATTTTGGAAGTATTTTCGTTTGAATATGCAGTAAAAATAACTTCAACTATATTTTACTCTATGATCTATTTAATGTTCAAGCTGTAAGGGTTTTACAATGTATGATGAGTACTTTGTGAtgagagaattagaagaaagaaAGTAAAGAAATCAGAACAGAGAATGGATGAAAAATGTTCTGCAGTAATTTACTGCGGAAGTAATCTGAATTAGAATGAATGACTAAAGATCCACATAAGGCTCAGCAACTAATCATTTATATAGTTGGACTTCAAAGAGCTAAACCTAATAAAGCTGTAACTAATCAAACCATTTTCTAACCAATCTTTACTGATCAGccttgattttcttgttttggaGTCAAGCAATTATGCTGTGTACTAACACCTCCCTCAAATTAATAGTTGGCCTAGGAATAACTCTCAATTTGGACCTCAACCTTTCAAATGTTGTTGCTGTGAGAGGTTTAGTCAACAAATCTGCCACTTGATCAGTTCCTGGGACATGGACAACATGAAGCATCTTCTTCTgaattttgtttcaaatcaACTGAACCTCAAGCTGAAAATATTTTGTCTTACTGTGTAAGATAAGATTTGCCATAAGTAATACAGTGCTAAGGTTGCCACAGTAAATTGTTGGTGGAGTATTCAACTTTACATCTTATTCATTAAGCAAATTCTGCAACCATTCTATTTATGCTTCACAAGATGTCAGGCTCCGAAACTTAATTTCAGTATAAAATCTTAAATAGTTACTTGTTTGCTACAAGACTAAGAAATCCAATTAGCACCAAGGTACACACAGTAACCTAACACTAACCTGCGATCCTTAGCGTCTATTGTCCAATCTGAGCCAGAAAAACCATACAACCTCATGGCATCACTCTTATGTAGAACCAGACCACGATGCTTGGTGCTTTGCACATATCTAAGAACTCTCTTCACTGCCTTTCAATGTGCCAGCAATGGATTATGCATAAATTGACTAATTTTACTCACTGCAAAAGATAAATTTGGtctacactacaagaaaaatactgAGCACCATCAGATTTAGTGTTGCAAAGTAGCAAAAATTTACTGGTGCTAAAGACGTCGAATTCATCAAGTTAAATTATTACCGGCCGATTTACATTTCTGACGGTAAATCCGCCGgtaataattagaaaaaaaaataggtgCGTAAGTTAGTATTGGATTTACCGTCAGACAATCTGCCGGTAAACCCATTTAGTGAGAACGCTGCATTCTGTACTGTCGAATTTTTTCGACAATAATTTTTCCCTAAATTCAAAGCGCGAACGCTCTCTCCCTTCATTTTGAATATCTCTCTCTCTACCCTTTCTTCTCCCACTCTCTCTAACCCTCTCCCTCCCTGCCGCTCCGTCAGCCCCACCGCCGCGTCCTCAATccgtctctctctctctctcacccctttcttcttccactCTCTAACCTTCTCCTTCCCGCCACTCCATCAGTCTCGCCACCACATTCTCTCCGGCAGCGCCTCTCCCTCTCACTGCTATCCAATTCTGCCAACCATTACCAACAGTATCAACCACCACCAACATTCAATACAAGAAAATGAAacatttgtaaaaaaaaatgtattaagGAGCGCCTCTGATCCGTCGCTGCTGCCATTAGGGTTTATCGCCGCCGCTGTGCCTTGTCATCGCCATCAAACTCGCTGCAAATAAGAGAAAGAGGGGCGCTGCTTCGCGCCGTTGCTGTCGCCGTGGGTGGAGCCGCTGTTGCCCAGGTCCGCCGTGAAGAGGAACATAAATGGAATAGAAAACAGGGAAGCTGCTATTCGGGATTTGGGAAAAATGGCTCTATTCTGCCTCTgccacttctcttcatcttcgtCGCGTTTTGAAGTTCTAAATCCTCCCTCTTTTGTTGAATTTCGGAACATATGAAAGCctcttgttattttatgttctttgaattttttatgtttctgaTTGTTATTTCCTTAGGATTTATTTTTCTGAATTTGTTATCGGTTATGATTTTTgatctaatttttttgtttcacCTTTTTTTTGACATATTTCTGCAGTTGGGTGAGTggaattcttttaattttgtttgggCATACTAGGAGATGCAGTTTGATGGAGGTGATTGGGGTTTACAAGAGAGATTCGTATTCTTTGCAAAAGGAAGGAGAAAACTTGCAGGTAGGTGTGTGCATGGCTCGGCCCGGCCCGAAGATCCGGTCCAGCCCTGAACACtttagggactaatttggtgtaATTTCACCGAGTTTAGGGCCAggtaagggtctcaaaaatagacatagtcattatttcgggtcggaTACGGGTCATGACTCGGGTCACCCGAAATCGGTTCGGTggcccggtcatcatacacaat
This window contains:
- the LOC130976767 gene encoding putative UPF0481 protein At3g02645, whose protein sequence is MAANDVPNNGMEDGDLNGWKESASKALLGSFQAHSEPIGISNVPRKLREGNKNAFMPKTISIGPRYKGARRDLMKWQNIKLHSMQSLLHRGPNKPAKIKLQECMEAILKLEKEVRANYADDLKMEWNDLANIMLSDAGFLLELLISSSKEFNEKLKSRLAPPNPDGEVKRTGEVVTDLLVLENQIPLIILHKLSEIILVEDDISIESLALNFFGYIPDERFRPDFNPGVASRHFLELIHSYISEDSEEEEGEQQDQRNEQRCCNPINSIKSVNFQKVLNTCANCASDCGYDVEDAKGIREETTDAASNVQQLTSYAQLNRCAPILAAAGVTIIKTIHSNEEKHENPTQGPNEIRGFNFNIKFQKTNGTLEIPQLHITKSTEVTWRNLIAWEQGHTGFSCKHKCTWAALFFNGLMCCENDVQLLKDKQVIVDHLDLGNRKLLEFFRSIVHGVDSDKASDSPYWEMVSVINSYRGTCCLGIKKYSIILRHSWIPTVFRHFDRLVLRGYNLLIGMISLYALMQTIYTILGYYEHPRVRNSGQMFSPPPRSLPRRPPPLPPPPPPGGVP